A single genomic interval of Campylobacter anatolicus harbors:
- a CDS encoding quinone-dependent dihydroorotate dehydrogenase: protein MFDYETLKKIFFKFDPETAHKIAEIGMAGINKIMPGSLSFVANKCVINDAKLQQNILGGIYNNPVGIGGGFDKNATMIPFMTALGFGHLEFGTFTPKPQNGNEKPRLFRLIDEESIQNAMGFNNEGSVKIKSRVSKIYPYVVPLWANIGKNKLTPNENAIDDYESLVRDFSDICDVFVINLSSPNTPNLRDLQQNEFITELFGRIKPLTKKPILLKIAPDMSHKNAIEICSCAINSGASGVIVNNTSVDYSLSHSSNLQSFGGLSGNVIKQRSRELFKAVADELYGKTVLVTCGGINSGEEAYERIKMGANLVQIFTSFIFKGPGITRDINLKILELMQRDGYTNISEAIGANIKK, encoded by the coding sequence ATGTTTGATTATGAGACGCTAAAAAAGATATTTTTTAAGTTTGACCCTGAAACAGCACATAAAATCGCAGAGATTGGTATGGCTGGAATTAATAAAATAATGCCAGGCAGTCTCAGCTTTGTCGCAAACAAATGCGTGATAAACGATGCGAAACTTCAGCAAAATATCCTTGGTGGAATATATAACAACCCAGTTGGCATAGGTGGCGGCTTTGATAAAAATGCTACAATGATACCATTTATGACCGCTTTGGGCTTTGGGCACCTTGAGTTTGGGACTTTTACGCCAAAACCACAAAATGGTAACGAAAAGCCACGACTTTTTAGACTCATTGACGAAGAAAGCATCCAAAATGCGATGGGGTTTAACAACGAAGGTAGCGTAAAAATCAAATCTCGCGTGAGTAAAATCTATCCATATGTCGTGCCACTTTGGGCAAATATCGGCAAAAATAAGCTCACTCCAAATGAGAACGCTATAGATGATTACGAAAGTTTAGTGCGTGATTTTAGCGATATTTGTGATGTATTTGTAATAAATTTATCATCGCCAAACACGCCAAATTTAAGAGATCTACAACAAAACGAGTTTATAACTGAACTTTTTGGGCGAATAAAACCGCTTACAAAAAAACCTATTTTGCTTAAAATTGCTCCTGATATGTCACATAAAAATGCCATAGAAATTTGCTCTTGTGCCATAAATAGTGGAGCTAGTGGCGTGATAGTTAATAATACAAGTGTTGATTACTCACTATCTCACTCATCAAATTTGCAAAGCTTTGGTGGGCTAAGTGGCAATGTCATAAAACAAAGATCACGTGAACTATTTAAGGCAGTAGCAGATGAGCTATACGGCAAGACAGTACTTGTAACTTGTGGCGGTATAAATAGTGGAGAAGAGGCGTATGAGCGTATAAAAATGGGTGCAAATTTGGTGCAAATTTTTACGAGCTTTATATTCAAAGGACCAGGTATCACACGTGATATAAATTTAAAAATTTTAGAGCTTATGCAACGTGATGGATACACAAATATCAGTGAAGCAATTGGTGCAAACATAAAAAAATAA